A section of the Felis catus isolate Fca126 chromosome B2, F.catus_Fca126_mat1.0, whole genome shotgun sequence genome encodes:
- the GPR63 gene encoding probable G-protein coupled receptor 63, with protein MVFSAVLTASHTGATNTTFVVYENTYMNITVPPPFQHHGVGPLLRYSMETMTPTGISSLTVNSTAVTPTPAVFKSLNLPLQIILSAIMIFILFVSFLGNLVVCLMVYQKAAMRSAINILLASLAFADMLLAVLNMPFALVTILTTRWIFGKFFCRVSAMFFWLFVIEGVAILLIISIDRFLIIVQRQDKLNPYRAKILIAVSWTASFCIAFPLAVGNPDLQIPSRAPQCVFGYTTNPGYQAYVILITLVSFFIPFLVILYSFMGILNTLRHNALRIHSYPEGICLSQASKLGLMSLQRPFQMSIDMGFKTRAFTTILILFAVFIICWAPFTTYSLVATFSEHFYYKHNFFEISTWLLWLCYLKSALNPLIYYWRIKKFHDACLDMMPKSFKFLPHLPGHTRRRIRPSAVYVCGEHRTVV; from the coding sequence ATGGTCTTCTCTGCAGTGTTGACTGCGTCCCATACTGGGGCAACGAACACAACATTTGTAGTCTATGAAAACACTTACATGAACATTACGGTCCCTCCGCCATTCCAACATCACGGCGTTGGTCCATTGCTCAGATACAGTATGGAAACCATGACTCCCACTGGGATCAGTTCCTTGACAGTGAATAGCACAGCTGTAACCCCAACACCAGCAGTTTTTAAGAGCCTAAACTTGCCTCTTCAGATCATTCTTTCTGCTATAATGATATTTATTCTGTTTGTATCTTTTCTTGGGAACTTGGTTGTTTGTTTGATGGTTTACCAAAAAGCTGCCATGCGCTCTGCAATTAACATTCTCCTTGCCAGCCTGGCATTTGCAGACATGTTGCTTGCAGTGCTGAACATGCCCTTTGCCTTGGTAACTATTCTTACTACAAGATGGATTTTTGGGAAATTCTTCTGTAGGGTATCTGCTATGTTTTTCTGGTTGTTTGTGATAGAGGGAGTAGCCATCCTGCTCATCATTAGCATTGATAGGTTCCTTATTATAGTCCAGAGGCAGGATAAACTAAATCCATATAGGGCAAAGATTCTAATTGCTGTTTCTTGGACGGCTTCCTTTTGTATAGCTTTTCCTTTGGCTGTAGGAAACCCTGACCTGCAGATCCCTTCTCGAGCCCCCCAGTGTGTGTTTGGGTATACAACCAATCCAGGTTATCAAGCTTATGTGATTTTGATTACTCTAGTTTCTTTCTTCATACCCTTCCTGGTGATACTGTATTCATTTATGGGCATACTCAACACCCTTCGGCACAATGCCTTGAGGATCCATAGCTACCCCGAGGGGATATGCCTCAGCCAGGCCAGCAAACTGGGTCTCATGAGTCTACAGAGACCCTTCCAGATGAGCATTGACATGGGCTTTAAAACACGTGCCTTCACCACCATTTTGATTCTCTTTGCTGTCTTCATCATCTGCTGGGCCCCGTTCACCACTTACAGCCTTGTGGCAACGTTCAGTGAGCACTTTTACTATAAGCACAACTTTTTTGAGATTAGCACCTGGCTACTCTGGCTCTGCTACCTCAAGTCTGCATTGAACCCACTGATTTACTACTGGAGGATTAAGAAATTCCATGACGCCTGCCTGGACATGATGCCTAAATCCTTCAAGTTTTTGCCGCATCTTCCCGGCCACACAAGGAGAAGAATCCGTCCCAGTGCTGTCTATGTGTGTGGGGAACACCGAACAGTGGTGTGA